One Rosettibacter firmus genomic window carries:
- a CDS encoding TonB-dependent receptor, with protein sequence MPEKIIKKVILLSLLFFGVINAQGNLKGIVTDSLSNEALIGANVFLLGTSFGSATDLEGQYVINRIPEGEYKVKVSYVGYKPKIYYVVIQKNKTLVFNFKLVPDVIEGSEIVITAQAIGQVAAINQQLSSNTIINVVSEEKIKELPDANAAESIGRLPGVSILRSGGEANKVILRGLSDKYTTVTIDGIRIASTDAESRGLDLSTISQSSLAGIELYKALTSDKDADAIAGSINLVTKKAPSLREISATLKGGYNNVMNSIKQYDFSLKYGERFFNDFLGVRINANAESKIRSNERIDLDYDQSINNQTDYAINNFTLEFTDEVRTRNGGSITFDINTPDEGSIKINNVYNSTKRDYILHSRDYPSGGGVGGTVTYAFRDREQEIDIFNSSISGDNNLLGLKLNWGFSYAQSKADFPFDYYVDFHEPSNAGVSGMANTPSLKSNPEKLIPFAYNNFRTATLYESYYYTQRNFEKERTAFLNASRTYLIGNMITGEFKFGAKYKIINRSNLNSSQYAPYYLGYWQPYEVAEDGTIKQKDLSGTLFNDFYQRYLQNPLYNTLSFIEFLDDTPVSRDLYGSYKLYPLINRDKMRQWYELNKNGIDKTGNKREYNSDPSEEAKYYDISESVSAAYLMNILKIGQNITFIAGLRIEKEYNNYKSKYSPNQIGGFPIPLGVTRDTSGSFSQTIYLPNFHLNIKPTNFMSIRIAAYKALARPDFNMRLTKYFAWRPAQVGIDKQLIVGNPILKTAQAWNYEINTSFFGNEIGLISISAFYKEIKDMYHMLNRINTTGDTLFHYLGLQWKTLHTGTYALTVPYNSPKPTKVWGFEFEHQINFAFLPGLLRNIVLSYNASLVRSETWLIGSKTDTTIVEKEIAPGIKVKIPQYSERAIEIKQQLENQPEFFGNIALGYDIGPVSARISLFHQSEYNLSFTPSGRGDIVINPFTRLDFAFKYQFNKNISILLNINNLTNIKEENLVYNRVNGYKILNTSERYGMTADLGVKIDL encoded by the coding sequence ATGCCAGAAAAAATAATTAAAAAAGTAATTTTATTATCATTACTATTTTTTGGTGTAATTAATGCACAGGGGAATTTAAAAGGTATTGTTACTGATTCACTATCAAACGAAGCTTTAATTGGAGCAAATGTTTTTTTGCTCGGAACTTCTTTTGGTAGTGCAACAGATTTGGAAGGACAATATGTTATCAATCGAATTCCAGAAGGTGAGTATAAAGTAAAAGTTTCTTATGTAGGTTACAAACCAAAAATTTATTATGTTGTTATTCAAAAGAATAAGACACTTGTATTTAACTTCAAATTAGTTCCAGATGTTATTGAAGGTTCTGAAATAGTTATAACTGCACAGGCAATTGGACAGGTTGCTGCAATTAACCAGCAATTATCATCAAATACAATTATTAATGTTGTATCAGAAGAAAAAATAAAAGAACTACCAGATGCAAATGCTGCCGAATCGATTGGAAGATTACCTGGTGTGTCAATACTTCGTTCTGGAGGTGAAGCTAATAAAGTTATTTTAAGAGGACTCAGTGATAAATATACAACAGTTACAATCGATGGTATTCGTATTGCCTCTACTGATGCGGAAAGTCGTGGACTTGATTTAAGTACAATTTCTCAAAGTTCTCTTGCAGGAATCGAACTTTATAAAGCTCTAACTTCTGATAAAGATGCAGATGCTATAGCTGGAAGCATTAATTTAGTCACCAAAAAAGCTCCCTCATTAAGAGAAATTTCTGCAACATTAAAAGGTGGTTATAATAATGTAATGAATTCTATTAAACAGTATGATTTCTCATTAAAATATGGTGAAAGATTCTTTAATGATTTTCTTGGTGTTCGAATTAATGCTAATGCAGAAAGTAAAATTAGAAGTAATGAAAGAATAGATCTCGATTACGATCAATCAATTAACAATCAAACTGATTATGCAATTAATAATTTTACACTTGAGTTTACTGATGAAGTAAGAACTCGTAATGGTGGAAGCATCACTTTTGACATTAATACACCAGATGAAGGATCAATAAAAATTAATAATGTATACAATAGCACAAAGCGTGATTATATCCTCCATTCAAGAGATTATCCTTCTGGTGGAGGAGTTGGTGGTACAGTAACTTATGCATTTAGAGATAGAGAACAGGAAATTGATATTTTCAATAGTTCAATTTCTGGAGATAATAATTTACTTGGATTAAAACTCAACTGGGGTTTTTCTTACGCACAATCAAAAGCTGATTTTCCTTTTGATTATTATGTTGACTTTCATGAACCATCAAATGCTGGTGTATCTGGAATGGCAAATACTCCAAGTTTAAAATCAAATCCAGAAAAATTAATTCCTTTCGCTTATAACAATTTTAGAACAGCAACACTTTACGAATCATATTATTACACTCAAAGAAACTTTGAAAAAGAAAGAACAGCTTTCTTAAATGCTTCGAGAACATATTTAATTGGAAATATGATTACAGGTGAATTCAAATTTGGAGCTAAATATAAAATTATAAACAGGTCAAATTTGAATTCATCTCAATATGCACCTTATTATCTGGGTTATTGGCAACCATATGAAGTAGCAGAAGATGGTACTATCAAACAAAAAGATTTAAGTGGTACTCTTTTCAATGATTTTTATCAGAGATATCTTCAAAATCCACTTTACAATACACTTTCCTTCATAGAATTTCTGGATGATACACCAGTTTCAAGAGATTTGTATGGTTCTTATAAATTGTATCCTTTAATCAATCGTGATAAAATGCGTCAATGGTATGAATTAAATAAAAATGGAATTGACAAAACTGGTAACAAAAGAGAATATAATTCCGATCCCTCAGAAGAAGCAAAATATTATGATATATCAGAAAGTGTTTCTGCAGCTTATTTAATGAATATACTTAAAATTGGGCAGAATATTACATTCATTGCAGGTTTAAGAATAGAAAAAGAATATAATAATTATAAATCAAAGTACTCTCCAAATCAAATAGGAGGTTTCCCAATTCCTCTTGGTGTTACAAGAGATACAAGTGGTAGTTTTTCGCAAACAATTTATCTACCTAATTTCCATCTTAATATTAAACCAACAAATTTTATGAGTATAAGAATTGCTGCTTATAAAGCACTCGCCAGACCAGATTTTAATATGAGACTTACAAAATATTTTGCATGGCGTCCAGCTCAAGTTGGTATAGATAAACAACTAATTGTAGGTAATCCAATTCTTAAAACAGCTCAAGCATGGAACTATGAAATAAATACTTCATTCTTTGGCAATGAGATCGGTTTGATTTCTATTTCGGCATTTTACAAAGAAATTAAAGATATGTATCACATGCTAAATAGAATTAATACAACTGGAGACACATTATTTCATTATTTAGGCTTACAATGGAAGACTTTACATACAGGTACATATGCATTAACAGTTCCATATAATTCACCAAAACCTACAAAAGTTTGGGGTTTTGAATTTGAACATCAAATTAACTTTGCATTTTTACCAGGATTACTCAGAAATATTGTATTGAGTTATAATGCTTCTTTAGTTCGTTCAGAAACCTGGCTGATTGGTTCAAAAACAGATACAACTATTGTAGAAAAAGAAATAGCTCCAGGTATTAAAGTTAAAATTCCTCAGTATTCAGAACGAGCAATTGAAATTAAACAACAACTTGAAAATCAACCAGAATTTTTCGGGAATATTGCTTTAGGTTATGATATTGGACCTGTTTCTGCTCGAATTTCATTATTCCATCAATCAGAATATAACTTATCATTTACTCCAAGTGGAAGAGGAGACATTGTTATAAATCCATTTACAAGACTTGATTTTGCATTTAAATATCAATTTAATAAAAATATATCCATTCTTCTTAATATAAATAACTTAACAAATATTAAAGAAGAAAATTTAGTTTATAATAGAGTAAATGGTTATAAAATTTTGAATACAAGTGAAAGATATGGAATGACAGCAGATTTAGGAGTAAAAATTGATTTATAA
- a CDS encoding T9SS type A sorting domain-containing protein: MNKMSNILAAVFMVLFLFSLTYGQSVLKLRPYDGTPESYFIAQIKADTAANHGVLPDRVYELESGGVYLNTEVFNVAKGVTIRLVCNGPKKPIIYQFPTGTGSNPQNPPGNLFVLQGGNLEMKNIAVAGYFEPIYDYLDNLQGGIINTTQEGSSIIIDNCIFNNINGQHIRTGSATKVVKVTNTIFANMGFLGRSNLGAGKGLDLREASCDSLILVNNTFVNYQDRVVRHYNFSNPLAGTGGIQYCLIEHNSFVNGLGFHGLLSLGNVGKEVIIKNNLFYDAFALGEDSTDATRTAEWANTGETYANGNNRISWIFTAPNDTTQWTVKNNYYVISPEGQGFLTKYGFGEGSPLSLHIKSRLGADAAKAFKKINLKLKEIPRLMINMMEWYESPEGGNKTKNTPSDKWKKQLHDMDRRNYKYFEDTLDCSYDKNVEAYYSSDRGFPVGDLNWFPDMKVRWEAGEVVNVENETILTRDFVLEQNYPNPFNPSTTISYSLPKSTNVSLIIYNAIGQEVVKLVDNQIQSAGKYTLHWDGKNKYGQSLSSGIYFYQLKAGDVTLTRKMTLIK; this comes from the coding sequence ATGAATAAAATGAGTAATATTTTAGCAGCTGTTTTTATGGTTTTATTCCTTTTTTCATTAACATATGGACAAAGTGTACTAAAACTAAGACCTTATGATGGTACACCAGAATCATATTTTATCGCACAAATTAAAGCAGACACCGCAGCAAATCATGGTGTATTGCCCGATCGTGTTTATGAGCTTGAAAGTGGTGGAGTTTACTTAAACACAGAAGTATTCAATGTTGCTAAAGGTGTAACAATTAGACTTGTTTGTAATGGTCCTAAAAAGCCAATAATTTATCAATTTCCAACTGGAACTGGAAGCAATCCACAGAATCCTCCAGGAAATCTTTTTGTATTACAGGGTGGTAATTTAGAAATGAAAAATATTGCTGTTGCTGGCTATTTCGAACCAATTTATGATTACCTTGATAATTTGCAAGGCGGAATTATTAACACAACACAAGAAGGATCATCAATAATTATTGATAATTGTATATTTAATAACATTAATGGTCAACATATTAGAACTGGTAGTGCAACAAAAGTTGTTAAAGTTACCAATACAATTTTTGCAAACATGGGATTTTTAGGACGTTCCAATTTAGGTGCTGGTAAAGGACTTGATTTAAGAGAAGCTTCGTGCGATTCGTTGATACTTGTAAATAATACATTTGTGAATTATCAGGATCGTGTAGTTCGTCATTATAATTTTAGTAATCCTCTTGCTGGTACAGGTGGAATTCAATATTGTTTGATTGAACATAATTCATTTGTAAATGGATTGGGCTTTCATGGTCTACTTTCTTTAGGAAATGTTGGTAAAGAAGTAATAATTAAAAATAATTTATTCTACGATGCTTTTGCTTTAGGTGAAGATTCAACGGATGCAACAAGAACTGCGGAATGGGCTAATACAGGCGAAACTTATGCTAATGGAAACAATAGAATTTCGTGGATCTTTACAGCTCCAAACGATACAACTCAATGGACTGTTAAAAATAATTATTATGTAATTTCGCCAGAAGGTCAGGGATTTTTGACAAAATATGGATTTGGCGAAGGTTCACCTCTTTCATTACATATTAAAAGTAGACTTGGAGCTGATGCAGCTAAAGCATTTAAAAAGATAAATCTGAAATTAAAAGAAATTCCAAGATTAATGATAAATATGATGGAATGGTATGAGAGTCCAGAAGGTGGAAATAAAACTAAAAATACACCATCTGATAAATGGAAAAAACAATTACATGATATGGATAGAAGAAATTACAAATATTTTGAAGACACTCTTGATTGTTCATATGATAAAAATGTTGAAGCTTATTATAGTTCTGATAGAGGATTTCCAGTTGGAGATTTAAATTGGTTTCCTGATATGAAAGTTAGATGGGAAGCTGGCGAAGTTGTAAATGTTGAAAATGAAACTATATTAACTAGAGATTTTGTTCTTGAACAGAATTATCCAAATCCATTTAATCCATCAACAACAATTTCTTATAGTTTACCAAAATCAACTAATGTTTCATTAATTATTTATAATGCAATTGGTCAGGAAGTTGTAAAACTTGTTGATAATCAAATCCAATCAGCTGGTAAATACACACTTCATTGGGATGGAAAAAATAAATATGGACAATCATTATCAAGTGGTATTTATTTCTATCAATTGAAAGCTGGTGATGTAACATTAACAAGAAAGATGACTTTAATTAAATAA
- a CDS encoding LacI family DNA-binding transcriptional regulator yields the protein MKSKPVTLSDIAKILNVSTVTVSKALRNHPDISPETTKKIKKLAEELEYTPNLIARSLSARRSNTIGVIVPKIAHFFFSSIIENIYKIGLENNYEIILAVSQEDAELERKHIHTLLAMKVDGIIVSITQQTTNYDIFETVIKRGIPIVFIDRVPYLSNISTVTVDDRGGAFKAVEHAIKMGYKKIAHFAGYTNINIGKERLQGFKDAMEKYGLEINPDWVIEGGFGEDYGYNAFMKLYRENNLPEFILTVTFPVALGVYKAVKELGLRIPEDIDLICFGNSNIQEFLCPPLSCIDQSTTLLSQNAMEILFENIQKQEEFEPRNITIETNLVLRGTCTRKHT from the coding sequence ATGAAATCTAAACCTGTTACTTTAAGTGATATTGCCAAGATATTAAATGTGTCTACTGTAACAGTATCTAAGGCATTAAGAAATCATCCCGATATCTCTCCCGAAACAACAAAAAAAATAAAAAAGTTAGCAGAGGAACTTGAATACACGCCTAATTTAATTGCCCGTAGTTTATCTGCAAGAAGATCTAATACGATTGGTGTTATTGTTCCTAAAATTGCTCATTTCTTTTTTAGCTCAATTATTGAAAATATTTATAAAATTGGTTTAGAAAATAATTATGAAATTATTCTTGCAGTATCTCAGGAGGATGCTGAATTAGAAAGAAAACATATTCATACTTTACTTGCAATGAAGGTTGATGGGATTATTGTTTCTATTACACAACAAACTACTAATTATGACATATTTGAAACAGTAATTAAAAGAGGTATCCCGATTGTTTTTATTGATAGAGTTCCTTATTTATCTAATATAAGTACAGTTACTGTCGATGATCGTGGAGGGGCATTTAAAGCAGTAGAACATGCAATTAAAATGGGCTATAAAAAAATTGCACACTTCGCTGGCTACACAAATATTAATATTGGTAAAGAAAGATTGCAGGGATTTAAAGATGCAATGGAAAAATATGGTCTTGAAATTAATCCAGACTGGGTTATTGAAGGAGGCTTTGGTGAGGATTATGGTTATAATGCATTTATGAAATTATATAGAGAAAATAATTTACCTGAATTTATTCTTACTGTAACTTTTCCTGTTGCACTTGGGGTCTATAAGGCAGTAAAAGAATTAGGCTTAAGAATCCCTGAAGATATTGATTTAATATGCTTTGGAAATTCTAATATACAGGAATTCTTGTGTCCTCCATTAAGTTGCATAGATCAGTCAACTACTTTACTAAGTCAAAATGCAATGGAAATCCTTTTTGAAAATATTCAAAAGCAGGAAGAATTTGAACCAAGAAATATTACCATAGAAACAAATTTAGTACTGCGCGGCACTTGTACTAGAAAGCATACTTAA
- a CDS encoding glycoside hydrolase family 28 protein, producing MKNFKLIFSYLFLFVYSTCFSQSEWKKADEILQYIKPPIFPEKVYNITNYASTDELKKDIRNALHKAIDECSLNGGGKVFIPKGEYYCGGPIHLKSNVNLHLDDSVVIKFSTNPDDYLPVVFTRWEGVECYNYSPLIYAINQTNIAITGNGIFDGQADSTNWWKWNGNKRYGWKPGMPSQRDSSSRPKLMKMNNDGVPVEKRIFGKGYYLRPNFVQFINCKNILLENITITNSPMWIIHPVLCENVTIRNVKTISDGPNTDGCDPESCKNVLIDGCYFDNGDDCIAIKSGRNLDGRRINIPSENIIVRNSIMRDGHGGVSIGSEISGGCRNVFIENCKMDSPNLDRALRIKSNSYRGGIVENIYMRNVEVGEVSNAVIRLNMLYDPSEGNNGKYPPTFRNIKVEKVTSKKSEYALEFIGLEESPIRNVQIIDCNFDGVKKENYLKNVEELKLINVIINGEKIE from the coding sequence ATGAAAAATTTCAAATTAATCTTTTCATATTTGTTTTTATTTGTATATTCAACCTGTTTTTCTCAATCTGAATGGAAAAAAGCAGATGAAATTTTACAGTACATTAAGCCACCAATATTTCCTGAAAAAGTTTATAATATTACAAATTATGCAAGTACTGATGAATTAAAAAAAGATATACGAAATGCTCTTCACAAAGCAATTGATGAATGTTCTTTAAATGGTGGTGGAAAAGTTTTTATTCCAAAAGGTGAATATTATTGCGGTGGTCCCATTCATCTTAAAAGTAATGTGAATCTTCACCTCGATGATAGTGTTGTAATTAAATTCAGTACAAATCCTGATGACTATTTGCCTGTAGTCTTTACTCGATGGGAAGGTGTAGAATGTTATAATTATTCACCATTAATTTATGCAATTAATCAAACAAATATTGCTATTACTGGAAATGGAATATTTGATGGACAGGCAGATTCTACAAACTGGTGGAAATGGAATGGGAATAAAAGATATGGATGGAAACCAGGAATGCCAAGTCAAAGAGATAGTTCTTCGCGTCCAAAATTAATGAAAATGAATAATGATGGTGTTCCGGTTGAAAAAAGAATATTTGGAAAAGGATATTATTTGAGACCAAATTTTGTGCAATTTATTAATTGTAAAAATATACTTTTAGAAAATATAACTATCACAAATTCACCTATGTGGATTATTCATCCTGTCTTATGTGAAAATGTAACTATTAGAAATGTTAAAACAATTAGTGATGGACCAAATACAGATGGATGTGATCCAGAATCATGCAAAAATGTTTTAATTGATGGATGCTACTTTGATAATGGAGATGATTGTATTGCTATTAAATCTGGTAGAAATTTAGATGGCAGAAGAATTAATATTCCAAGTGAAAATATTATTGTTCGAAATTCTATTATGAGAGATGGACATGGTGGAGTATCGATTGGTAGTGAAATATCTGGTGGATGCAGAAATGTATTTATTGAAAATTGTAAAATGGATAGTCCAAATCTGGATCGTGCTTTAAGAATCAAATCAAATTCTTATAGAGGTGGAATTGTTGAGAATATCTATATGAGAAATGTTGAAGTTGGCGAAGTCAGTAATGCAGTAATAAGATTAAATATGCTTTATGATCCATCAGAAGGGAATAATGGTAAATATCCTCCAACTTTTAGAAATATTAAAGTGGAAAAAGTGACAAGTAAAAAAAGTGAATATGCTCTCGAGTTCATTGGCCTTGAAGAATCTCCAATAAGAAATGTTCAAATAATTGATTGCAATTTTGATGGTGTAAAAAAAGAAAATTATCTGAAAAATGTTGAAGAATTAAAATTGATTAATGTTATAATTAATGGAGAAAAAATAGAATAA
- a CDS encoding TonB-dependent receptor plug domain-containing protein encodes MPKKYLLLLFLFILSFEIKAQYDTLKTFELQQVTVTGTKFEKLIRTLTPSYTIISENSINQNIKSALFSSISGKAPGLFVTENGFSGFGIGSNASGRISIRGINGIQQNLIVVDGRPEFAGIFGHPLADVYHSSEIAAVDIIRGPASVLYGTNAMGGVINITTKKSQVDGLKLFADINYGSYNTYKINGTVDYRKNSFNNTFIISRDFSNDNRPSSNSSSISGVYNAEYIFNPSWSINFNTYVNSSSVYNPGPVFNPYPDNSVWTNVTRVNSSLRVKNKFNNSEGTFLFYFNNGVHDVYDGFHSNDNILGISLIESFEFFENNIISFGAEFKNYGGKARSNIQLIDKKVSEKSIYAIFSYNIFKNLFVNGGLRLNNHSVYGSLLIPQFSLNYNLNNRTSFNFTIAEGFRSPTLNELFLFGANIDLKPEKLWNYELGFKSYFFAERLLLKGAFFLMEGKDFIRMIGIYPDIKNQNISSLTNRGVEIEAEYFIAKDFSLKGNYSYLKSSTKLLGSPEMQAFVEMNYTYKIFTFNANINGIKNLYTSLKTNTSDEKKQSYALFNCAVWLDLLKEMKFYIKLDNLLNKGYEIIDGYPMPGRTIIAGIKISGAL; translated from the coding sequence ATGCCTAAAAAATATTTACTGCTATTATTTCTATTTATTCTGTCATTTGAAATTAAAGCTCAATATGACACTTTAAAAACTTTTGAACTACAACAAGTTACTGTAACAGGTACTAAATTTGAAAAATTAATTAGAACACTTACACCATCTTATACAATTATTTCAGAAAACAGCATTAACCAGAATATTAAATCAGCTTTATTTTCGTCGATAAGTGGAAAAGCACCAGGATTATTTGTAACCGAAAATGGATTTAGTGGTTTTGGTATTGGTTCTAATGCTTCTGGTAGAATATCAATAAGAGGTATAAATGGCATACAGCAAAATCTTATTGTAGTAGATGGACGACCAGAATTTGCTGGAATTTTTGGTCATCCTTTAGCAGATGTTTATCATTCTTCTGAAATAGCTGCTGTGGATATTATTCGTGGTCCTGCTTCAGTTTTATATGGCACTAATGCAATGGGTGGTGTAATTAATATTACAACAAAGAAAAGTCAAGTTGATGGATTAAAACTCTTTGCGGATATTAATTATGGATCTTACAATACATATAAAATTAATGGAACTGTTGATTATAGAAAGAATAGTTTTAATAACACATTTATTATAAGTAGAGATTTTTCGAACGATAATCGTCCATCATCAAATTCCAGTTCAATATCTGGTGTTTATAATGCAGAATATATATTCAATCCATCGTGGTCTATTAATTTTAATACTTATGTAAATTCTTCCAGTGTATACAATCCCGGACCAGTTTTTAATCCATATCCTGATAATTCTGTTTGGACAAATGTTACACGTGTTAATTCTTCTTTAAGAGTAAAAAATAAATTCAATAATTCAGAAGGAACTTTTTTATTTTATTTTAATAATGGAGTTCACGATGTTTATGATGGATTTCATTCTAATGATAATATTTTAGGAATATCTTTAATAGAGAGCTTCGAATTTTTTGAAAATAATATCATTTCTTTTGGTGCAGAATTTAAAAATTATGGTGGAAAAGCAAGAAGTAATATTCAATTGATTGATAAAAAAGTCTCAGAGAAAAGTATCTATGCTATTTTCAGCTATAATATTTTTAAGAATCTTTTTGTTAATGGGGGATTGAGATTAAATAATCACTCAGTATATGGTTCTCTACTAATTCCACAATTTAGTTTGAATTATAATCTGAATAATCGAACATCTTTTAATTTTACAATAGCAGAAGGATTCAGAAGTCCAACTCTAAATGAGCTTTTTTTGTTTGGTGCTAATATAGATTTAAAGCCAGAAAAATTATGGAACTATGAGCTTGGTTTTAAAAGCTATTTTTTTGCAGAACGATTATTGTTGAAAGGAGCTTTCTTTTTGATGGAAGGAAAAGATTTTATAAGAATGATAGGAATTTATCCTGACATAAAAAATCAAAACATAAGTAGCTTGACAAATCGTGGTGTAGAAATAGAAGCTGAGTACTTTATTGCAAAAGATTTTTCGCTGAAAGGTAATTATAGTTATTTAAAGAGTTCTACAAAATTACTGGGTTCTCCAGAGATGCAAGCTTTTGTTGAGATGAATTATACTTATAAGATTTTTACTTTTAATGCGAATATTAATGGTATCAAAAATCTTTATACTTCTTTGAAAACAAATACATCTGATGAAAAAAAACAAAGCTATGCTTTATTTAATTGTGCTGTATGGCTTGATTTATTAAAAGAAATGAAATTTTATATAAAATTAGATAATCTTTTAAATAAAGGATATGAAATTATTGATGGTTATCCAATGCCAGGAAGAACAATTATAGCAGGAATTAAGATTAGTGGAGCTCTGTAA
- a CDS encoding VOC family protein, producing the protein MNYKLKIIFLALVFYIAHISTHAQEVDTSSKATIAFEHIGINIEDTKAATEWYTKNLNMKIIRENMTPYYSAFIADSALSMMIELNYNKDFPAISELNFNYDSFHLAFCVDNINLIKERLLNAGATILSDIRKTESGDQVLVLRDPWGLSIQFVQRAKPMLNKKGIYFEHVAFNVEDSRAISKWYVDNLNMVVMREGKAPSYGMFVADNVKNMMFEFYQHKDSLVIDFKKLNHGSLHIAFSVSDIKLTKERILKAKAEVVNDIYNTPSGDSVLNVKDINGLPIQFVNRVNPMIK; encoded by the coding sequence ATGAATTACAAACTAAAAATTATTTTTTTAGCATTGGTTTTTTACATAGCACATATTTCAACTCATGCTCAAGAAGTAGATACATCATCTAAAGCCACAATTGCTTTTGAACATATTGGAATTAATATAGAAGACACTAAAGCTGCAACTGAGTGGTATACTAAAAATCTAAATATGAAAATAATAAGAGAAAATATGACTCCATATTATTCTGCATTTATTGCCGATTCTGCTCTTAGTATGATGATTGAATTAAATTACAATAAAGACTTCCCTGCAATTTCTGAGTTGAATTTTAATTATGATTCGTTTCATCTTGCATTTTGTGTGGACAATATTAATCTAATTAAGGAAAGATTATTAAACGCTGGAGCAACTATTTTAAGTGATATAAGAAAGACAGAATCTGGCGATCAGGTATTGGTTTTAAGAGATCCATGGGGATTGTCAATTCAATTTGTTCAAAGAGCTAAACCAATGTTGAATAAAAAAGGTATTTATTTTGAACATGTAGCATTTAATGTAGAAGATTCAAGAGCAATATCGAAGTGGTATGTAGATAATTTGAATATGGTTGTTATGCGTGAAGGTAAAGCTCCATCATATGGAATGTTTGTAGCAGATAATGTTAAGAATATGATGTTCGAATTTTATCAGCACAAAGATTCACTAGTAATTGATTTTAAAAAATTAAATCATGGAAGTCTGCACATTGCATTTAGTGTTAGTGATATTAAATTAACAAAAGAAAGAATATTAAAAGCAAAAGCTGAAGTAGTTAATGATATTTATAATACTCCTTCAGGAGATTCTGTATTAAATGTGAAAGATATAAATGGATTACCTATTCAATTTGTAAATAGAGTAAATCCAATGATAAAATAA
- a CDS encoding cupin domain-containing protein — MNYKILILITILSNLSFAQIKDKSESKKFTIDNCVNEFSIDKIIKTEVGYQYWFVDKDFLDGRTLKLSVVAPHSATHPPHSHEEDEFFFVLEGTAEFYLDGETKVGKAYSSFYCPPNSTHGIRNIGDKELKYLVIKKYKK; from the coding sequence ATGAATTATAAAATATTAATCTTAATAACAATTTTGAGCAATTTATCTTTTGCTCAAATTAAAGATAAAAGCGAATCAAAAAAATTTACAATCGATAATTGTGTTAATGAATTTTCAATTGATAAAATTATTAAAACAGAAGTTGGTTATCAGTACTGGTTTGTTGATAAAGATTTTCTTGATGGAAGGACATTGAAACTTAGTGTAGTAGCTCCGCATTCTGCAACACATCCACCTCATTCACACGAAGAAGATGAATTCTTTTTTGTGCTTGAAGGTACTGCCGAATTTTATCTTGATGGCGAAACAAAAGTAGGTAAAGCATATTCAAGCTTTTACTGTCCGCCAAACAGTACACATGGAATTAGAAACATTGGAGATAAAGAATTAAAATATCTGGTAATTAAAAAATATAAAAAGTGA